A genomic region of Aspergillus oryzae RIB40 DNA, chromosome 1 contains the following coding sequences:
- a CDS encoding mitochondrial 37S ribosomal protein mS29 (predicted protein), with the protein MVSSFCWGCLTRLRPTPRAVLPPTVAAPRAAAFHTSTVRYALPTKKKNSLDGPPKYRQAKSARMKKKKPVERARPPPVGERKALRKRIVLSNPNALEVEGMQDFTSETMVDARLRGSILGLPVPMLTQLRAVEAFKPKQGWSIFRRPGTVVRRETLELGRLIDSISNEGQDKGRSVKKIVTGVRGSGKTVHLLQAMAMAFTKQWVVFTVPEPQDLVIAHTGYAPLSDETPNLYVQNEATATLLSRTVVANEQVLKTLHVSREHAALKSSVKAGMTLEELAKLGIQDPAIAWTVFQALWAELTATSAASGFDKNFKPRPPMLVTVDGLAHWMKNSEYRSVEFEPIHAHDLVFVRHFLGLLKPGTGKPALPNGGLLLYSTSASNNPTIYSFEVALKQIAARQAGLNASAPEFPQADPYSGADKRVIDAFDSSKPTVAKEGMLELQTLGGLTRDEARGFMEYFARSGLLREKINDEWVGEKWSLAGGGVIGELEKLGRRLRVTD; encoded by the exons ATGGTTTCCTCCTTTTGCTGGGGCTGCCTGACGCGGCTTCGTCCGACACCTCGAGCCGTTTTACCTCCGACGGTAGCAGCACCAAGAGCAGCAGCATTCCACACATCGACGGTGCGTTATGCATTgccaacaaagaagaaaaacagctTGGATGGCCCTCCCAAGTATCGTCAGGCCAAATCCGCcagaatgaagaagaagaagccggtTGAAAGGGCGCGTCCACCTCCTGTCGGAGAGCGGAAAGCGCTGCGGAAACGTATCGTTCTCAGCAATCCCAACGCCCTTGAAGTCGAGGGTATGCAGGACTTCACATCAGAGACTATGGTCGATGCGCGCCTCCGGGGATCTATTCTCGGCCTTCCTGTACCGATGCTCACTCAGCTGAGGGCGGTTGAGGCTTTCAAGCCTAAACAGGGCTGGTCGATATTCCGCCGGCCTGGCACAGTGGTGAGACGGGAGACACTGGAATTGGGCAGACTGATTGACTCTATCTCTAATGAGGGTCAAGACAAGGGAAGGTctgtcaagaagatcgtcaCTGGTGTCAGAGGGTCAGGAAAAACTGTTCACTTGCTGCAAGCTATGGCCATGGCTTTCACCAAGCAGTGGGTTGTGTTTACTGTTCCAGAGC CCCAGGATCTAGTGATTGCGCATACTGGTTACGCTCCTCTCTCTGATGAAACCCCAAACCTGTATGTTCAGAATGAGGCGACTGCTACATTGTTGTCTCGCACAGTGGTCGCCAATGAGCAGGTTTTGAAGACCCTACACGTCTCCCGGGAGCATGCTGCCCTCAAGTCTTCCGTTAAAGCTGGAATGACTCTAGAGGAGCTTGCCAAACTTGGAATCCAGGACCCCGCCATTGCCTGGACCGTCTTCCAAGCATTGTGGGCTGAGCTTACTGCAACCTCCGCTGCTTCTGGATTTGACAAGAACTTCAAGCCTCGGCCGCCTATGCTTGTAACTGTTGACGGCCTCGCCCATTGGATGAAGAACAGCGAATACCGCTCTGTCGAATTTGAACCCATCCATGCTCACGACCTTGTGTTCGTGCGGCACTTCCTCGGGCTATTGAAGCCTGGTACCGGAAAGCCTGCCCTTCCAAATGGTGGTCTCTTGCTCTACTCCACTTCCGCTTCCAATAACCCAACGATCTACAGTTTCGAGGTTGCACTCAAGCAAATCGCTGCTCGCCAGGCTGGCCTGAATGCTTCGGCACCTGAATTTCCTCAAGCAGATCCATACAGCGGAGCTGACAAGCGTGTTATTGATGCCTTTGACTCTTCGAAGCCAACTGTCGCCAAAGAAGGCATGCTAGAGCTCCAGACACTTGGTGGCCTCACCCGGGACGAAGCTCGGGGCTTCATGGAATACTTTGCTCGCAGTGGCCTTCTGcgggagaagatcaacgacGAATGGGTTGGTGAGAAGTGGAGCTTGgccggtggtggtgtgaTTGGTGAATTAGAGAAGTTGGGAAGACGACTGAGAGTGACCGATTAG